From the genome of Bacteroides sp. MSB163, one region includes:
- the infB gene encoding translation initiation factor IF-2, whose translation MTIRLNKVTRDLNVGISTVVEFLQKKGFAVEANPNTKINEEQYALLVKEFSTDKNLRLESERFIQERQNKDRNKASVSIDGYEAETTEKPKVEEIKTVVPEDARPKFKPVGKIDLDKLNRKPVVEKVEEKKVETSAPVVKEEPKPQPKPEPKPEFRPEPKPEPRPELKPEPKPAPAPEPVPVVKEEPKPAVVAEKPAPKPAPAVAKEVVKKETPAPAAPVREEEKPAVAEEAPAKSGEAEIFTIHKPEFVSKINIIGQIDLATLNQSTRPKKKSKEEKRKEREEKEKIRQDQKKLMKEAIIKEIRREDIKAKDGKEKDADANANKKKRLRINNKEKVDINNASNFQRGGDNRGGGKGSHAGGGQQGAGGGNNHQGGNKNNRNNNNRDRFKKPVIKQEVSEEDVAKQVKETLARLTSKGKSKTSKYRKDKRDIANSRMQEQEDREMADSRVLKITEFVTANELASMMDISVTQVIATCMSIGIMVSINQRLDAETINLVAEEFGYKTEYVSAEVAQAIVEEEDSEEDLEPRAPIVTVMGHVDHGKTSLLDYIRKANVIAGEAGGITQHIGAYNVKLEDGRKITFLDTPGHEAFTAMRARGAKVTDVVIIIVAADDNVMPQTKEAINHAMAAGVPIVFAINKIDKPTANADKIKEELAGMNYLVEEWGGKYQSQDISAKKGLGVKELLEKVLLEAEMLDLKANPNRKATGSIIESSLDKGRGYVATMLVSNGTLQVGDIVLAGTAYGKVKAMFNERNQRLKEAGPSEPVLILGLNGAPAAGDTFHVIDTEQEAREIANKREQLQREQGLRTQKMLTLDEVGRRLALGDFHELNVIVKGDVDGSVEALSDSLIKLSTEQVQVNVIHKGVGAISESDVSLAAASDAIIIGFQVRPSNAAAKMAENEGVDIRKYSVIYDAIEEVKAAMEGMLAPQVKEQVTATIEVREVFNITKVGLVAGAVVKTGKVKRSDKARLIRDGIVIFTGSINALKRFKDDVKEVGTNFECGISLTNCNDIKVGDMIESYEEIEVKQTL comes from the coding sequence ATGACGATAAGGTTAAATAAAGTAACAAGAGATTTGAATGTAGGAATTTCAACGGTCGTTGAGTTCTTGCAGAAGAAAGGATTTGCCGTTGAGGCAAACCCCAACACAAAAATTAACGAGGAGCAATATGCCTTGCTCGTGAAAGAGTTCAGTACAGATAAGAATCTTAGACTTGAATCGGAACGTTTCATTCAGGAACGGCAGAATAAAGACCGTAACAAAGCATCGGTATCTATCGATGGTTACGAGGCTGAGACTACGGAGAAACCGAAAGTTGAAGAAATAAAGACAGTTGTCCCCGAAGATGCACGTCCGAAGTTTAAACCTGTCGGAAAAATAGACTTGGATAAACTGAACCGGAAACCGGTAGTAGAAAAAGTGGAAGAAAAGAAAGTGGAAACATCTGCGCCTGTGGTAAAGGAAGAACCTAAACCGCAGCCCAAACCGGAACCGAAGCCTGAGTTCAGACCGGAACCGAAACCGGAACCCAGACCGGAATTAAAGCCCGAACCGAAGCCAGCTCCGGCTCCCGAACCGGTTCCTGTGGTGAAAGAAGAACCGAAGCCGGCAGTCGTTGCAGAAAAACCTGCACCCAAACCCGCTCCGGCAGTAGCGAAAGAAGTAGTGAAAAAAGAAACACCTGCTCCCGCGGCACCTGTCCGGGAAGAGGAGAAACCGGCTGTGGCAGAAGAAGCGCCTGCAAAGAGTGGTGAAGCGGAAATCTTCACAATTCACAAGCCGGAGTTTGTTTCTAAGATCAATATCATCGGTCAGATTGATCTGGCGACATTGAACCAGTCTACACGCCCTAAGAAGAAATCCAAAGAGGAGAAACGTAAGGAGCGTGAAGAGAAGGAGAAGATTCGTCAGGATCAGAAGAAGCTGATGAAAGAGGCGATCATCAAAGAAATCCGTCGCGAAGACATCAAAGCGAAGGATGGCAAGGAGAAAGATGCCGATGCCAACGCCAACAAGAAGAAACGTCTCCGCATTAATAATAAGGAGAAGGTGGATATCAACAACGCATCCAACTTCCAGCGTGGAGGCGACAACCGTGGTGGAGGTAAAGGATCTCATGCCGGTGGTGGTCAGCAAGGTGCCGGTGGTGGTAATAATCACCAAGGTGGCAACAAGAACAATCGTAACAACAATAACAGGGATCGTTTCAAGAAACCGGTCATCAAGCAGGAGGTTAGCGAGGAAGATGTAGCTAAGCAGGTAAAAGAAACCTTGGCACGCCTCACTTCCAAAGGTAAGAGCAAGACTTCCAAATACCGTAAGGACAAGCGCGATATAGCGAACAGCCGTATGCAGGAGCAGGAAGACCGCGAAATGGCGGACAGCAGAGTGCTGAAGATAACGGAATTCGTGACTGCCAACGAGTTGGCAAGCATGATGGATATTTCCGTGACGCAGGTCATCGCTACTTGTATGAGTATCGGTATCATGGTGTCTATTAACCAGCGTCTGGATGCTGAAACCATCAATCTGGTGGCGGAAGAGTTCGGATACAAGACTGAATATGTCAGTGCGGAAGTGGCGCAGGCCATTGTAGAAGAGGAGGATTCTGAAGAGGATCTGGAACCGCGCGCACCGATTGTTACCGTCATGGGTCACGTAGACCACGGTAAGACATCATTGCTCGACTATATCCGTAAGGCGAACGTTATTGCCGGTGAAGCCGGTGGTATCACGCAGCACATCGGTGCTTACAACGTGAAACTGGAAGACGGACGTAAGATTACGTTCCTCGATACTCCGGGTCATGAGGCGTTTACCGCTATGCGTGCCCGTGGTGCGAAGGTGACGGACGTGGTTATCATTATTGTCGCTGCCGATGATAACGTGATGCCGCAAACGAAGGAAGCTATCAACCATGCTATGGCTGCCGGTGTACCTATCGTATTTGCAATTAACAAGATTGATAAACCGACTGCCAATGCTGACAAGATTAAGGAAGAACTGGCAGGTATGAACTATCTCGTTGAAGAATGGGGCGGCAAATATCAATCGCAAGATATCTCGGCCAAGAAAGGCTTGGGTGTGAAAGAACTGTTGGAGAAAGTATTGCTGGAAGCAGAAATGCTTGATCTGAAAGCAAACCCGAACCGTAAGGCGACAGGTTCCATCATCGAGTCTTCATTGGACAAAGGACGTGGTTACGTAGCTACCATGCTGGTATCAAACGGTACACTTCAGGTGGGAGACATTGTACTGGCAGGTACAGCATATGGTAAGGTGAAAGCTATGTTCAACGAACGCAACCAGCGTCTGAAAGAGGCCGGACCGTCTGAGCCGGTATTGATTCTGGGATTGAACGGTGCACCTGCTGCCGGTGATACGTTCCACGTAATCGATACGGAACAGGAAGCACGTGAAATCGCTAACAAACGTGAACAGTTGCAACGTGAACAAGGTCTGCGTACTCAGAAGATGCTTACTTTGGATGAAGTTGGCCGTCGTCTGGCACTGGGTGACTTCCATGAACTGAATGTTATCGTTAAGGGTGACGTGGACGGTTCTGTTGAGGCGTTGAGCGATTCACTGATCAAGCTGTCTACAGAGCAGGTACAGGTAAATGTAATCCATAAAGGCGTTGGAGCTATTTCCGAATCCGATGTTTCACTGGCTGCCGCTTCGGATGCTATCATCATCGGCTTCCAGGTGCGTCCGTCGAATGCCGCTGCAAAGATGGCAGAGAACGAAGGTGTGGATATCCGCAAGTACTCAGTGATTTACGACGCTATCGAAGAGGTGAAGGCCGCTATGGAAGGTATGTTGGCACCGCAGGTGAAGGAGCAGGTAACTGCAACCATCGAGGTACGCGAGGTGTTCAATATCACCAAGGTAGGTCTTGTAGCCGGTGCGGTAGTGAAGACCGGAAAGGTGAAACGCAGCGACAAGGCCCGTTTGATCCGCGACGGTATCGTAATCTTTACCGGTTCTATCAATGCTTTGAAACGTTTCAAGGACGACGTGAAGGAAGTAGGTACCAACTTCGAGTGCGGTATCAGCCTGACGAACTGCAATGATATCAAGGTAGGCGATATGATCGAATCTTACGAAGAAATAGAAGTAAAACAGACTCTTTGA
- the rimP gene encoding ribosome assembly cofactor RimP, producing the protein MVEKKTVCQIVDEWLDGKEYFLVEVAISPDDKIVVEIDHKEGVWIEDCVELSRYIESKLNREDEDYELEVGSAGIGQPFKVLQQYTNHIGKEVEVLRKDGRKLCGVLKAADEQHFTVTVEKKVKPEGAKRPQLVQEDEMLAYDEIKYTKYLISFK; encoded by the coding sequence ATGGTAGAAAAGAAAACTGTTTGTCAGATTGTTGACGAGTGGCTGGACGGAAAAGAGTACTTTCTGGTGGAAGTAGCTATCAGCCCGGACGACAAGATTGTGGTGGAAATTGACCACAAAGAAGGGGTTTGGATTGAAGATTGTGTGGAGTTGAGCCGATACATCGAATCCAAGTTGAACCGTGAGGATGAGGATTATGAGTTGGAGGTAGGTTCTGCCGGTATCGGACAGCCATTTAAAGTGTTGCAACAGTACACCAACCACATCGGAAAAGAAGTGGAAGTGCTGAGAAAAGATGGACGCAAGTTGTGCGGCGTGCTGAAGGCGGCCGATGAACAGCATTTTACTGTAACTGTAGAGAAGAAAGTGAAACCCGAAGGAGCCAAGCGCCCCCAGCTGGTGCAGGAAGACGAAATGCTTGCGTATGATGAAATAAAATATACTAAATACTTAATCAGTTTTAAATAA
- a CDS encoding alpha/beta hydrolase, producing MKRKVTLLLLLFCMFTLHAQEVYKTVKDLSYIAKSETDAYRKERCKLDVYYPVDKKDFPTIVWFHGGGLEGGGKHIPQELMNRGFAVVAVNYRLSPKAKNPAYIEDAAAAVAWTFNHIEEYGGSKDKIFVSGHSAGGYLTLILAMDKKYMEAYGADADKVAAYLPVSGQTVTHFTIRKERGLPNGIPIIDEYAPVNCVRKDTPPVILITGDRNLEMADRWEENALFASVAKNIGNKKVALYELQGFNHGTVLEPACFLIINYIREH from the coding sequence ATGAAAAGGAAAGTGACACTTCTGTTGTTATTATTCTGTATGTTTACCCTGCATGCACAGGAAGTATATAAAACTGTAAAAGACCTGTCGTATATTGCCAAGTCCGAGACTGACGCTTACCGGAAGGAACGTTGCAAACTGGATGTCTACTATCCGGTGGACAAAAAAGATTTTCCTACTATCGTATGGTTTCATGGCGGTGGTCTGGAAGGCGGTGGGAAGCATATCCCCCAGGAATTGATGAACAGAGGCTTTGCTGTGGTGGCGGTGAACTACCGTCTAAGTCCCAAGGCCAAGAATCCCGCTTATATTGAAGATGCTGCGGCTGCCGTGGCATGGACATTCAACCATATAGAAGAATACGGCGGCAGTAAAGACAAGATATTTGTTTCCGGACATTCCGCAGGCGGCTACCTTACACTGATATTGGCTATGGATAAGAAGTACATGGAAGCTTATGGTGCGGATGCCGATAAAGTGGCTGCTTATCTTCCCGTCAGCGGACAGACGGTGACTCATTTCACGATTCGTAAAGAACGCGGGTTGCCAAACGGTATTCCTATTATAGATGAATATGCCCCGGTGAACTGTGTGCGTAAAGATACCCCTCCTGTCATACTGATTACCGGAGACCGCAATCTGGAAATGGCGGATCGATGGGAAGAGAACGCCTTATTCGCTTCCGTAGCGAAGAATATCGGCAATAAGAAGGTGGCTCTGTATGAGTTGCAAGGCTTCAATCACGGCACAGTACTTGAACCTGCCTGTTTCCTGATTATAAACTATATCCGTGAACATTGA
- a CDS encoding glycoside hydrolase family 3 N-terminal domain-containing protein, which translates to MNRKLILSAALSGLMLTATAQTTVAPAIPRDGKIEKKVEALLKKMTLEEKIGQMTELTIDVITKRDNSTQEFQIDDALLDTVIGKYKVGSILNVPQGVAQSKEKWEEIIRKIQDKSMKVMGIPCIYGVDQIHGTTYTLGGTFFPQGINMAATFNRELVREGARISAYETKAGSIPWTYAPVLDLARDARWPRHWENYGEDCYVNAEMGREAVVGFQGSDPNHIGKQQVAACIKHYMGYGVPVSGKDRTPSSITVQDMREKHFAPFLKGIKAGALSVMVNSAMNNGLPFHANYELLTEWLKEDLNWDGMIVTDWADINNLYTRDKIAGSKKEAIKIAINAGIDMSMVPYEWSFCTYLKELVEEGEVPMSRIDDAVRRVLRMKYRLGLFETPAYNHTDFPLFGGKEHAAAALQAAEESLVLLKNTDHILPLPKDKKLLITGPNANSMRTLNGGWSYTWQGHRADELAADYNTILESFTQKFGASNIIYEPGVTYKEGGAWWEENAPEIDKAVAAAANADYIIACVGENSYCETPGNLNNLFLSESQLNLVKALAATGKPVILVLNEGRPRIVNEIEPLAKAVVNTMLPGNYGGDALANLVAGDANFSGKMPYTYPKEINSLFTYDYKPCEDLEKMSGAYDYDAVMSVQWAFGYGLSYTTYAYSNLKADKTNFTADDVLTFTVDVKNTGNCIGKESVLLFSSDLIASLTPDIRRLRAFEKVELQPGETKTVTLKVKGSDLAFVGYDGKWILEKGDFRIQTGNQTLNITCTDTRKWDTPNK; encoded by the coding sequence ATGAATAGAAAATTAATCTTATCCGCAGCCCTCTCCGGGCTGATGTTAACCGCTACGGCGCAAACTACAGTGGCTCCTGCCATCCCAAGAGATGGGAAAATAGAAAAGAAGGTAGAAGCCTTGCTCAAGAAGATGACCCTTGAAGAGAAGATTGGGCAGATGACAGAGCTTACCATTGACGTCATTACCAAACGTGATAATTCGACCCAAGAGTTTCAGATAGATGATGCTTTGCTGGATACCGTTATCGGCAAGTACAAGGTCGGCTCTATCCTGAATGTGCCCCAGGGCGTTGCCCAATCCAAAGAGAAGTGGGAGGAAATCATCCGGAAGATACAGGACAAATCGATGAAAGTGATGGGTATTCCTTGTATTTATGGTGTAGACCAGATACACGGAACAACTTATACATTGGGTGGAACCTTCTTCCCCCAGGGTATCAATATGGCAGCTACCTTCAACCGCGAACTGGTGCGTGAAGGCGCCCGCATCTCTGCTTATGAAACCAAGGCCGGAAGTATCCCCTGGACCTATGCTCCGGTGCTCGACCTGGCACGTGATGCCCGCTGGCCCCGTCATTGGGAGAACTACGGTGAAGATTGCTACGTGAATGCCGAAATGGGACGCGAAGCTGTAGTCGGTTTCCAGGGCAGTGATCCTAACCATATAGGAAAACAACAAGTAGCCGCCTGCATCAAGCATTATATGGGTTACGGTGTCCCTGTTTCCGGTAAAGACCGTACCCCTTCGTCCATCACCGTGCAGGATATGCGCGAGAAACATTTCGCTCCGTTCCTTAAAGGTATCAAGGCAGGTGCTTTGTCTGTGATGGTGAACTCTGCCATGAACAACGGGCTTCCTTTTCATGCCAACTATGAACTGCTGACCGAGTGGCTGAAAGAGGACTTGAACTGGGATGGCATGATTGTGACCGACTGGGCGGATATCAATAACCTCTATACCCGCGATAAGATTGCAGGCAGCAAGAAAGAGGCTATCAAGATAGCTATCAATGCTGGTATCGATATGTCGATGGTGCCTTATGAATGGAGTTTCTGTACATACCTGAAAGAGTTGGTGGAAGAAGGCGAAGTGCCGATGAGCCGTATTGACGATGCTGTACGCCGCGTGCTGCGCATGAAGTATCGCTTGGGCTTGTTCGAAACGCCTGCTTATAATCATACGGATTTCCCCCTGTTCGGAGGTAAAGAGCATGCCGCCGCCGCTTTGCAGGCTGCCGAAGAGTCTCTAGTCTTATTGAAGAATACCGATCACATCTTGCCGTTGCCCAAAGATAAAAAACTGCTGATTACAGGTCCTAATGCCAACTCCATGCGTACGCTCAACGGTGGCTGGTCTTACACTTGGCAAGGGCACAGGGCGGATGAATTAGCAGCGGATTATAACACCATTCTTGAATCGTTCACTCAGAAGTTCGGTGCTTCCAATATCATCTATGAGCCGGGTGTCACTTATAAGGAAGGTGGCGCATGGTGGGAAGAAAATGCTCCAGAGATAGATAAAGCCGTAGCTGCCGCCGCCAATGCGGATTATATCATCGCTTGTGTGGGTGAGAACTCCTATTGCGAAACTCCGGGTAACCTGAACAATCTCTTCCTTTCCGAAAGCCAACTCAATCTGGTGAAAGCATTGGCTGCCACCGGAAAACCGGTTATTTTGGTTCTGAACGAAGGCCGTCCGCGCATCGTCAACGAAATAGAACCGTTGGCAAAGGCTGTTGTCAACACCATGCTTCCGGGTAACTATGGGGGCGATGCTTTGGCGAACCTCGTGGCAGGAGACGCCAACTTCAGCGGTAAGATGCCTTATACTTATCCGAAGGAAATCAATTCACTGTTCACTTACGACTACAAGCCGTGCGAAGACCTTGAAAAGATGTCGGGTGCTTATGATTACGATGCCGTGATGTCCGTGCAATGGGCATTTGGTTACGGATTGAGCTACACTACCTATGCTTACAGCAACCTCAAAGCGGATAAAACCAACTTTACGGCTGACGATGTACTTACTTTCACCGTTGATGTGAAGAACACCGGTAACTGTATTGGCAAGGAAAGCGTTCTGCTGTTCAGCAGCGATCTGATCGCTTCCCTGACTCCTGATATCCGCCGCCTGCGTGCTTTCGAGAAAGTAGAACTGCAACCGGGAGAAACGAAAACCGTTACGCTGAAAGTAAAAGGCTCAGACCTTGCTTTCGTGGGTTATGATGGCAAATGGATTCTGGAAAAAGGTGACTTTCGCATACAGACGGGTAATCAAACTTTGAATATTACTTGTACGGATACCAGGAAATGGGATACGCCGAATAAATAA
- a CDS encoding esterase yields MKRLTALIVALLIGVTMFAQQALWGSAPVVSPEIHDNNTVTFRFKAPKAVRVQLTGDFLPVQKNAKFEAPGIVDMKEGQESVWEYTTPEPLKPELYSYSFIVDGLRMNDPANVYLIRDVSTLTNVFIIGGDRADFYKVNPVPHGTVSRIWYDSPALGLERRMTVYTPAGYETGGKRYPVLYLLHGMGGDEEAWISLGRTAQILDNLIAQGKAKPMIVVMPNGNASQEAAPGESSRGMVPPTMQLPKTMEGSYEQAFPEIVKFIDKNYRTIKSKSGRAIAGLSMGGFHSLHISKQYPDMFNYVGLFSAAIMPNKEVSSPIYENMEGKLKVQFDKNPALYWIAIGKTDFLYKANEEYRKLLDEKGYKYTYYESDEGHIWRNWRIYLTEFVPMLFR; encoded by the coding sequence ATGAAAAGATTAACAGCTTTGATCGTCGCCTTGCTGATTGGCGTGACGATGTTTGCACAACAAGCCCTTTGGGGAAGTGCTCCCGTGGTATCTCCCGAGATTCATGACAACAATACCGTAACCTTCCGCTTCAAAGCACCAAAAGCGGTGAGAGTACAGCTTACAGGAGACTTCCTGCCTGTACAAAAGAATGCTAAGTTTGAGGCTCCCGGAATTGTGGATATGAAGGAAGGGCAGGAGAGTGTATGGGAATATACTACTCCCGAACCTCTGAAACCGGAGCTTTACAGCTACTCTTTCATAGTAGATGGCTTGCGGATGAACGATCCCGCCAATGTCTACCTGATCCGTGATGTGTCCACCTTAACCAACGTATTTATCATTGGCGGCGACCGTGCCGATTTTTATAAAGTCAATCCGGTGCCTCACGGAACTGTCTCCCGAATATGGTATGATAGTCCGGCACTTGGCCTGGAACGTCGTATGACGGTCTATACTCCTGCCGGTTATGAAACCGGCGGCAAACGCTATCCCGTGCTTTATCTCCTTCACGGAATGGGTGGCGATGAAGAAGCATGGATTTCTTTGGGTCGTACTGCACAGATATTGGACAACCTGATTGCACAGGGTAAAGCAAAGCCCATGATTGTAGTAATGCCGAACGGTAATGCTTCACAGGAAGCTGCTCCCGGAGAGTCATCCCGTGGAATGGTTCCCCCGACAATGCAGTTGCCCAAGACGATGGAGGGATCTTATGAACAAGCGTTTCCCGAGATCGTGAAGTTCATCGATAAAAACTATCGTACGATAAAGAGTAAATCCGGTCGTGCCATTGCCGGTTTGTCTATGGGTGGTTTCCATTCTTTGCATATTTCCAAGCAATATCCTGATATGTTCAATTATGTCGGACTGTTTTCCGCTGCCATTATGCCTAACAAAGAGGTGTCTTCACCGATATACGAGAACATGGAAGGAAAACTGAAAGTGCAGTTTGACAAGAACCCTGCCCTTTACTGGATTGCCATCGGTAAGACGGATTTCCTCTACAAAGCCAATGAGGAGTACCGTAAACTGCTGGATGAAAAGGGATATAAATATACCTATTACGAATCGGATGAAGGACATATCTGGAGGAACTGGCGTATTTATCTGACGGAGTTCGTTCCGATGTTGTTCAGGTAA
- a CDS encoding DUF6175 family protein, whose amino-acid sequence MKHCFMFLLGIFLSATLCGQNYSSEVVFLQQQGNTLTVRALGISEKKKEAANMALKSAFYTLFYTGVDGVNKGNPMISTAKPDYDRRFFDENRYSVFVKDYTITEGPEKQGKQYRCTVEMTILFDALQKDLNRNKVQTNLGMAVGTPGSQVSLPTVTVVPYTREDEDIRAILDHNQMLSYAVSKMTSEFSSRGYKTKDFLAQLKRAKRNDVLTAGTQSDAVTKMIQNMGADIIVTAKVMTTTDARRQSEVSLELTATEFQTAGNLASATFQSGRYVTTDTIKLTDYALKKVKDEFFTKLQASFNDIVKNGREMAIQMVLAKSITDWDFDQLLPDGSASFKTVLEDWLQVHALNGVYDMSRSNDKVIDMSVQVPIWDEAQGRAYTISRFSTELKNFLDEKLGGEYVASVVTMGQGLTVIIK is encoded by the coding sequence ATGAAGCATTGTTTTATGTTTCTTTTGGGAATATTTCTGTCCGCCACTCTTTGCGGACAGAATTATTCCAGTGAAGTGGTCTTTCTGCAACAGCAGGGAAACACATTGACTGTCCGTGCCCTGGGTATCAGTGAGAAGAAGAAAGAGGCGGCAAATATGGCATTGAAGTCTGCCTTCTATACCTTATTTTATACGGGGGTGGATGGAGTCAATAAAGGAAATCCGATGATTTCTACTGCAAAACCTGACTATGACCGCCGCTTTTTCGATGAAAACCGTTATTCCGTGTTTGTTAAGGATTATACAATTACGGAGGGACCGGAAAAGCAAGGTAAGCAATACCGCTGCACGGTGGAAATGACTATTTTGTTCGATGCTTTGCAGAAAGATCTGAACCGGAATAAGGTGCAGACTAATCTTGGTATGGCAGTGGGTACCCCTGGCAGTCAGGTAAGTTTGCCTACGGTGACGGTGGTTCCTTATACCAGGGAAGATGAAGATATACGTGCTATTCTCGACCATAACCAGATGTTGAGTTATGCCGTGAGTAAGATGACCAGTGAGTTCAGTTCACGCGGATATAAGACGAAAGATTTCCTTGCCCAACTGAAACGGGCGAAACGGAATGACGTGCTGACAGCCGGTACTCAGTCTGATGCCGTAACTAAGATGATTCAGAATATGGGTGCGGATATCATTGTGACTGCCAAAGTAATGACAACCACTGATGCAAGACGCCAAAGCGAAGTGTCGCTGGAACTGACGGCAACTGAATTTCAGACGGCAGGCAATCTGGCAAGCGCCACTTTCCAAAGTGGTAGGTATGTCACCACAGATACCATCAAGCTGACGGACTATGCTCTTAAAAAGGTAAAAGATGAGTTTTTCACCAAGTTGCAGGCTTCTTTCAATGACATTGTGAAGAACGGTCGTGAGATGGCTATCCAAATGGTACTGGCGAAATCCATCACCGACTGGGACTTTGACCAGCTGTTGCCCGATGGAAGCGCAAGTTTCAAGACCGTATTGGAAGACTGGTTGCAGGTTCACGCTTTGAATGGTGTTTACGATATGAGCCGCAGCAACGACAAGGTGATCGATATGTCTGTACAAGTGCCAATTTGGGATGAAGCGCAGGGACGCGCTTATACCATTTCCCGCTTCAGTACCGAACTGAAGAACTTCCTCGATGAGAAATTAGGGGGAGAATATGTTGCCTCTGTAGTTACAATGGGGCAAGGGCTGACTGTAATCATTAAATAA
- the nusA gene encoding transcription termination factor NusA: protein MAKKVETISLIDTFSEFKELKNIDRTTMVSVLEESFRSVIAKMFGTDENYDVIVNPDKGDFEIWRNREVVADEDLENPNLQIALSEAQKIDASYEVGEEVTDEVIFANFGRRAILNLRQTLASKILELEKDSIYNKYIDKVGNIINAEVYQIWKKEMLLLDDEGNELLLPKTEQIPSDFYRKGETARAVVARVDNKNNNPKIILSRTSPVFLQRLFEMEVPEINDGLITIKKIARIPGERAKIAVESYDDRIDPVGACVGVKGSRIHGIVRELRNENIDVINYTSNIQLFIQRALSPAKISSIRLNEEERKAEVFLRPEEVSLAIGKGGLNIKLASMLTEYTIDVFRELDQAVEDEDIYLDEFRDEIDGWVIDAIKSIGIDTAKAVLNAPRELLIEKTDLEEETVDEVLRILSLEFEEGEPELDPAPEVMPETEPEVAPEAEPEAE from the coding sequence ATGGCCAAGAAAGTAGAAACTATCAGCCTGATAGATACATTTTCGGAATTTAAGGAACTGAAAAATATCGATAGAACCACCATGGTGAGCGTGCTCGAAGAGTCGTTCCGTAGTGTGATCGCGAAGATGTTCGGCACCGATGAGAATTACGACGTAATTGTGAACCCGGACAAGGGCGACTTCGAAATATGGCGCAACCGTGAAGTAGTGGCGGATGAAGACCTGGAAAATCCGAACTTGCAGATTGCATTATCGGAAGCACAGAAAATAGATGCTTCTTATGAAGTGGGCGAGGAAGTGACGGATGAAGTAATCTTCGCGAACTTCGGACGACGTGCCATCCTGAACCTGCGTCAGACGTTGGCCTCTAAAATATTGGAACTGGAAAAAGACAGTATCTATAATAAATATATTGATAAGGTGGGTAATATCATCAATGCAGAAGTATACCAGATATGGAAGAAGGAAATGCTGCTGCTCGACGATGAAGGAAACGAATTACTGCTGCCCAAGACGGAACAGATTCCGAGCGATTTCTATCGCAAGGGAGAAACGGCGCGTGCCGTGGTGGCCCGTGTGGACAACAAGAATAATAATCCGAAGATTATCCTTTCCCGTACATCGCCTGTATTTCTGCAGCGTCTGTTCGAGATGGAAGTACCCGAAATCAATGACGGACTGATTACCATTAAGAAGATTGCCCGTATCCCCGGTGAGCGTGCCAAGATTGCCGTTGAGTCGTACGACGACCGTATCGACCCGGTAGGTGCCTGCGTAGGTGTGAAGGGTAGCCGTATTCATGGCATTGTTCGTGAGTTGCGCAACGAGAATATTGACGTAATCAACTATACGTCCAATATCCAGTTGTTTATTCAGCGTGCCCTCAGCCCCGCGAAGATATCTTCTATTCGTCTGAATGAAGAGGAACGTAAGGCAGAAGTATTTCTGAGGCCTGAAGAGGTTTCGCTGGCTATTGGTAAAGGCGGTTTGAATATCAAACTTGCCAGTATGTTGACCGAGTACACCATTGACGTATTCCGTGAGTTGGATCAGGCTGTTGAGGATGAAGATATCTATCTGGATGAGTTCAGAGACGAAATCGACGGTTGGGTGATTGATGCCATCAAGTCGATTGGTATCGATACAGCGAAGGCCGTGTTGAACGCTCCGCGCGAGTTGTTGATTGAAAAGACTGACTTGGAAGAAGAAACGGTGGATGAGGTATTACGCATTTTAAGTTTGGAGTTTGAAGAAGGCGAACCCGAATTGGATCCGGCACCTGAGGTTATGCCTGAGACAGAGCCCGAGGTTGCCCCTGAGGCAGAGCCCGAGGCGGAATAA